The sequence below is a genomic window from Massilia oculi.
CCGGTGGGCGTCGCGGTCGACCACAAGGGCGCGGTGCTGGTGGCCGACGACGTCGGCAACGTGATCTGGCGCGTGGTGCCGGACGCGGGGTGACGCGCGGTCAGGCGCATCCAGTGACCAGCAGGACCGGAATCCCGGCCCACGTGATCGCCACGAAGGCCAGCACCGCGCTGGCCGCGGCCACGTAATCCACGAACTCGGTCGACCCCTGCCGCAGGCGCTTGCCGGCGGCGGCGCCGCTCCATACGCAAATGGCCAGCGCCAGCAGCGTGACGCCGCCCAGCAGCCAGTGATTCGGCCCTTCGGGCCGCCAGGCGCCCGGCGTGCACTGGGCCGCGGCCACGATATAGCTGAAGCCGAAATGCGCGGCCCAGACCAGGAAGGGAAGCGAGGCGCGCGTGGCGCGCCGGAAGAATCGGTCGTCCATGTTCAATCCATCACCAGCAGCAGGCCGCGGATCACCACCATGGCGGTCAGGCCCTGCAGGGTCACGTAGTGCCAGATCAGCGCGATATTGTCGCGCGTGGCGCGGTTCTCCGGCCGGATGAAGCCGCGCCACACCCGCACGCACAGGTAGGGCGCGGCGAGCAGCAGCACGAACAGCATCACGCCCTGGAAGCCGAGCATGATCGAGATCGAGGCGTTCCACGCATCCTTGGTCCCGTCCAGGTGCACCAGGCGCCAGCTGTGCACGTCGACCAGGAAGGCGGCCGTGGTGCAGGCCAGCGCCGGAAGCAGAGTCCAGGCCATGCCGTGGCCCTTCAGGCGACCACTGAACCAGACCAGCGCGGAACCCGCCAGCAGCAGCGCCGCCGCGGCGATGGTGTATGTCCCGTCGGGCAGCGAGGCGCCCGGCGGCGGGCAGATCTCGAGCCGCATCGAGGTGTGGATGTAGGTGTAGGCGAAGGACCAGAAGATCCCGTAGATCACGATCAGCATGATGAAGGTTCCCCACCACGAATGCGAGGCCGCACCAACCGCCCCGATCGGCAGCTTGATGCCGCCGCCAATCGGCGCATGCGTCATGTTCACGCTGCGGTCCGACTGCCACAGCCAGCCGATGATGGAGGCGATGGCGATGATGCCGCAAATAGTGGCCAGCACCATCGCCTTCACGGTCAGCAGCAGGAAGAAGCCGGCGGTGCCGGCGGCGCCGATGACGGTCAGCCAGCTGTCGCCGGGCAGGATCATCAGGTAGGTAGGCTTCGCGCTCACCGGGCTGGTGGCGATCGTCTCGCGGCGGCCGGTGACGGTATTGGGCAGGTAGTGGCGGCCTTCTTCCACTTCCTTCGACAGGGTCGGCTGGTCCCACAGCGGATCGTTTGATGTGATGATCGGGATGCTGCGGTTGCCGTAGTCTTCGTTGGGAAGCCACTCGAGCGTGGCCGCATTCCATGGATTGCCCGTCTTTTTCGCCGGACGGCGCAGCGTGCGGGCGGCGTCGACGATCATGGCCAGGATACCGAGGGCGAACATGAAGGCGCCGACGGTCGAGACCATATTGAGCCAGTCCCAGCCCATCTCGTGCGAGTAGGTATAGACCCGGCGCGGCATGCCGTACAGGCCGGTGATGTGCATCGGGAAGAAGGTGATGTTGAAGCCGCCGAACAGCAGCCAGAAGATCGGCTTGGCCCAGCGCTCGGACATCTGGTTGCCGTTCACCAGCGGCATCCAGTAATAAATGGCGGCGAACACCGGGAACACCATGCCGCCGATCAGCACGTAGTGCAGGTGGGCGACGATGAAATAGGTGTCGTGCACCTGCCAGTCGAACGGGATCACGGCCACCATCACGCCGGTCAGTCCGCCGAGCACGAAGATGAACATGAAGCCGAGCATGAAAAGAGTTGGAGCATTCAGCTTGATGCGGCCACTCCATAATGTGGCGATCCAGCCGAACACCTGGATACCGGTGGGGATCGCGACCGCCATGCTGGCCGCCGAGATCAGGCTCATCTCGAGCACGCCCAGGCCGGCGGTGAACATGTGGTGGGCCCACAGGCCGAAGCTGAAGATGCCGACGCCGACCAGCGCCACCACGATCACGCGCCGTCCCACCAGGCGGTTCTGGGCGATGGTGGGGATCATGGTCGAGATCATGCCGGCCGCCGGCAGGAAGATGATGTAGACCTCGGGGTGGCCGAAGAACCAGAACAGGTGCTGCCAGATCAGCGGGTCGCCGCCGCGCTCGGCATCGAAGATCGGCATGTTGAAGGCGCGCTCGAGTTCGAGCAGCGCGGTGCCGGCGATCACCGCCGGGAAAGCGATGATGATCATCACGCCCACCACCAGCATCGCCCAGGCATAGACCGGCATGCGGCGCAGGGTCATGCCCGGCGCGCGGGTGAACAGGATGCCGACGATCAGCTCGATCGCGCCGGCGATCGCCGAGATCTCGATGAAGCCGATGCCCAGCAGCCAGAAGTCGGCGTTCAGGCCGGGCGAATACTTCATGCCGGTCAGCGGCGGATACATGAACCAGCCGCCGTCCGGCGCCAGGCCCCAGAACAGCGTGCAGAAGAAGGCCAGGCCGCCGAAGGCGTAGGCCCAGAAGGCATACGCCGACAGGCGTGGGAAGGGCAGATCGCGCGCGCCCAGCATATTGGGCAGCAGGTAGACCGCGATCGCCTCGACGATCGGGATCGCGAACAGGAACATCATCACGGTGCCGTGCATCGTGAAGATCTGGTTGTAGGTGCTGGCCGCCACCAGGTCGTTGTCCGGCACCGCCAGCTGCACCCGCATGATCAGGGCCAGGATGCCGGCCAGGATGAAGAACAGGATCGCGGTCCCGATGTACAGCAGGCCAATATTGGTGTTGTTGACCGACTTGAAGAAGCGCCAGCCGCGTGGCGTTTCCCAGATCTCTTCGAGACGGGTCAGCTCCAGCGGCGGGCGTGGCAGGGAATTGGGTAAGGCGTCGTCGTTCACGGTAGCGTCGCGCGTCGTCATTTCAGGTGCTCGAGGTAGGTGGCCAGTGCGCGCAGGGTTTCGCCGTCCAGGTCTTGTGAAGGCGGCATGAACACGCCCGGCTTGATGGCTTGCGGGTCGGCGATCCAGCCGGCCAGCGTGCCGCGGTGGTTGCGCAGGGTGCCGGCCGCGATCTCGCGGCGGCTGCCGACGTGGGTCAGGTCGGGCCCAAGGCGCGAGGTGTCGGCGATGCGCGCCTGCTCCGAGAACGGCGGCACGTCGGTGACGCCGCGGATCGTGTGGCAGGCCTGGCATTGCTGCGCCAGGAAGGCCTCGCGGCCGCGCCGCAGCACGGTGGTGTCGGCCGGCAGGCTTGGCGCGGCCTGGCGCGCCAGCCAGGCGTCGAACTCGGGGCGCGGCAGGGCGATCACGTGGAAGGCCATGCGCGCATGCTGCTCGCCGCAGTATTCGGCGCACTGGCCGCGGTACACGCCCGGCTTGTCGGCGCGCAGGGTGAGGCCGGTGACGCGGCCCGGGATCATGTCGCGCTTGCCGGCCAGCGACGGCACCCACAGGCTGTGGATCACGTCGGACGCCGTCATGCCGAGGTAGACCGATTCGCCGACCGGGATGTGGATTTCGTTGGCGCTGATGATCTCGCGGTTGGTCGCCGGGTCGCGGTAGCGCACTTCCCACCACCACATTTTGCCGGTGACCGAGATCGTCATCGCCTCGTGCGAGGTCTGCGGCGCCAGCTGCGCGCTGCGCCAGGTGCTCCAGGCGAGCAGGGCCGTAAGCACCACGACCGGGAAGGCGATGCCGGCGCCAAAGATCCAGATGGCGGGCCGGATCGGACGCGCCTGGCGCCGCATGGCCAGGGTCAGCAAGGCCATCACGAAGACGAAGATCAGCGTGCCGCCGACAAACAGCACCCACGTGAACTGGTGGATGATGGCGGCGTCGGCGCCGGCCGGGTGGAGGACGGATTGCAGGTCGTTCATTTCAAGGTATACATGAATGCGGCCATATGACGCGCCTCTTCTTCGGAAATGCCGAGCGCGGGCATCAGCGTGCCGGGCTTGACCGCGGGCGGATTGCGCAGGAAGCGCACCATGTTCTCGGGCTGGTTCGGGATGCTGCCCGCGATATAGCTCAGGCGACCCATGTATTGCAGCGACGGACCGGCGTCGCCGTTCGTGCCCTGCACCTCGGGAATATAGTGGCAGGCCGCGCACTGGTATTGCTGGGTCAGCAGGCGGCCGCGCTCCGGATCGCCGCCGTCGACGCGGCTGGGCTTGTCCTGGCTGCCGCAGCCGCTGGCCAGCACCGCACACAGCAGCATGGCGCCGGCGCGCAGCGCAGGCTGCAAGCGATCGTATTGACGGATATTCATGCGCACGGTTGGTTTTTTCGTGAAAAAGCTGTGGCTTTTATAATACAAGAAATCCGATGTCATTTTTTTAACTGAGCGGCCTAAGTGATGCTATCCAATCGCGCACGACTTATCGTCAAGACCATGGTGCTGACCCTGCTGGGGGCTGGACTGATCGGCGCCGTCATCGGCCTGGTCGTCCTGCGCTGCGGCTTCTACAACATCGCCGCCACCCAGCAGCACTACCCGCTGATCTACACCGTCTTCGAGGAAGGCTTGCAGTATTCGGTGCAGAACCATGCGCGCGACATCCAGGTGCCGGCGGGACTGGGCGCGCCGGAGCAGCTGCTGCGCGGCGCCGCCGTCTACAAGGCCAACTGCATCCAGTGCCATGGCGGACCGGGCGTGGCGCCGCTCAAGCAGGGCATGAGCATGCAGCCGGCTCCTGGTCCGCTGGTCGACGCCGACGTCAACTGGGAAACGCGCGAGCTGTACTGGATCACGCGCAACGGCATCAAGATGAGCGGCATGCCGGCCTGGGAATATCACCTGAGCGACAACGACATCTGGGCCGTGGTGGCGTTCGTGTCGGCCATGCCGGACATGACGCAGGAAGACTTCCGCCGCATGACGTCCGTCGGCGGAGCGCCGGCAAACTCGACGCAAGGGGAGGCGCCATGACCACCGCACGCATTCCCGCCATGATGGCGCTGGCCATGGTGCTGGCCGCCTGCGGCCCGACGCGGCCGGCGCCCGGCATCCAGGGCGATCCCGAACGCGGCAAGATCGCACTGACCCAGTACGCCTGCCATTCCTGTCACGCGGTGCCGACCATCGCCGGTTCGAAAGTCTTCGTCGGCCGTCCGCTCGCGGACGTGGCCGACCGCCGCTACATTGCCGGCAAGGTGCCCAATACCCAGGCCAACCTGGTGCGCTGGATCATGGATCCGCAGTCCATCGACCCGGGCAATGCAATGCCGGCCATGGGCGTGAGCGAGCGCGATGCGATCGACATCAGCGCCTATCTGCTCAGTCAATAGCCGATCCTTCAATAGACCGATCCTTGGTATCATCCCCGGTTTGACGCGGGCCGCCACGGCCCGCGCGTTCACGACGAGGAAGACGACAATGAGATTGGTGCGCTATGGCCGCCCGGGCAAAGAGAAGCCGGGCCTGTTCGACGAAGAGGGCCGCCTGCGCGACCTGTCCGGCATCATCGACGACATCGATGCGTCGGTATTGGGGAACAAGGCGCTGCGCAAGCTGGCGAAGATCGACCACAAGACCCTGCCGCTGGTGCGCGGCAATCCGCGCCTGGGCGTGCCGGTCAAGGGCGTCGGCAAATTCATCGGCATCGGCATGAACTACGCCGACCACGTCGCCGAAACCAAATCCACCACCCCAAGCGAGCCGGTGTTCTTCACCAAGGCGATCAGCTCCCTGAACGGCCCGGACGATGCGATCGTGCTGCCGAAAGGCGCGAAGAAGACCGACTGGGAGGTCGAGCTGGGCGTGATCATCGGCGAGCGCGCCCAGTACGTGCGCGAAGAAGACGCGCTGAAATACGTGGCCGGCTACTGCGTGGTCAACGACGTCTCGGAGCGCGCCTTCCAGTTCGAGATGGGCTCGCAGTGGGACAAGGGAAAAGGCTGCGACACCTTCGGCCCGGTCGGCCCCTTCCTGGTCACGCGCGACGAGATCCTTGACGTGCAGGACCTCGACCTCTACCTGGAGCTGAACGGCAAGCGCATGCAGACCGGGAACACGGGCAGCATGATCTTCAGCGTGGCGCAGATCGTCAGCTACGTGTCGCGCTTCATGACCCTGGAGCCGGCCGACATCATCACCACCGGCACCCCGCCGGGAGTGGGCATGGGCCGTTCGCCGCAGCGCTTCCTGAAGAAGGGCGATCAGCTGCGCCTGGGGATCGCGGGCCTGGGCGAGCAGCAGGCCGAGGTGGTGGCGTTTCCAAAATAAGGGCAGAGCGGCGCGCGGTCTGCCGGATGAATTCCTGGCGGGCCGTTTGCTGAACACCAGGCCTTTCTGCCGGTTCCCATCGCTGGCCAGCGCCTAGCGATCGAGATCATAATCCTTATCGCTGAGCTCTTCCTTGGCAAGCTTTAGTAATGGATATGCCGGCCTTTTTTTCCCTCCGCGCTTCGTACCGGAAAGGCTTTCCTTGTCCCTGATCGTGTCAGCCACATCCTTGTCGGGAATGCCGAATCGCCCACCGAATCGGGTCGTCCATATCACATACAGGTGCTGAAAGGCTATGCCACGGTAATAGTCGTTCTCCTTCGTATAGAAAATGGAGTCGTCTCTCAGTTTTGCCATGTGATTTCGCACGCAGTTGAACCGCGCGCCTTCACCGGCCAGTTTTGTGATCGGATCGAAGCGCTTGACAGTTGCCGGGGCGGTTGCGTCCAGCAGGCTGCCGGAGTGCTTCTCGTGCAGGTGTGAGTATCGGAAGACCGAAGGAGCATCACTGAAGCGCTCTCGCCCTTTTTCCATTCCACCGCTCAAGCCTGCCTGGCCATCAGGCGTCTCGACAATGGAAGATACATAGCCATCCATATCGTTGCTATGTTGATAGGAAATACTGAAGGCGCCGCCTGTGCCGGCTTTCCGGTCGCCGTATGAAAATGCTGTCTCGTGGATGAACGGGTCCACCGTGGGTACTGCGGGCTCGTCAAATTGGCCTGTGGTATAGATGCGCCCGTTCTTTCCCTTTCGGTCTGAAGACTCAGCCGCCCATTTCTGTACCCCCTTGCCTACGTCAGCAGCCAGGCGGGCGCTCTCCTTGAGCACATCCGCTCGAGTAAGGACGATCTGGGGTTCGGGGTTGCCATAGATCAGTCCATTATGTGCATTGTCGCCTATGATCTTGCCGCGTCGTCCAGTGGACGCAACATCGAGTTGCGCGTGCAATCCTGCATTCTCCAGCGTCTTGCGTTGTATGGGCAGTGGACTGCCGGTGTGCCGATCCGCGGCCGTTTGCCAGTGGCTGCCCGGCTCCAGCCGCCGGCTGCTCTGGACCGCCGCCTGCAGACGCCGTAGTTGGCTTGTCTCGGGGCGATGATCCGCCTGGTATGCGGCCCGTTCGGTCCGATCCTGCAGTGGAGCGGTGTCCGGGGGCGCGACGATGCCGCCAGCTTGCGTTCTTTTATCAGCATACTCAGTCATGTCCGCCAATCCATTGGTTAGCACATCGAATGCGCAACAAGAATAAAGCATTTTCCACGGCAGGCAGGAGATCCTGACGGCCATTTTAATCGCAGCAGCCTTGCTCCGGCATGCGCCGGACGCCTTCCTCCGGCACGGCCGTCCGCGCGGTGTTCATCACCATCGCCAGGAAAGTGTAGTAGCCGTTGATCCCGATGAGGTCGACCACGCCCTGCTCGCCGAACAGCGCGAGCGCGTCGGCGTACACCCGGTCCGACACCGCCTTGTGCTCGTGCAGCTGGGTGCAGAAGTCGTGCACCACCGCCTCGTCCACCAGCATCTCGGCGGGCCGCTGGCGCGCCGCGATGGCCGTGATCACCGACGACGGGATTCCCACCTCGGCCGCGATCGGCGCATGGATCGCCCACTCCACCTGCTGGTCCCACTGGCGCGCCGTGACCAGGATCGCCAGCTCCGACAGGCGCACCCCGATCGTGCTGCGGTAGCGCAGGTACTCGCCCATGCGCTGCGCATGGCGCATCAGCTCGGGACTGCGCAGCAGCGGCACGAAGGGGCCGTAGACGGCGCCGCGCGGGCCGGCGGCGATTTCCTGCGCGGCCGCGCGCTGGGCGTCGTTCAGTTCGTGGTCGGGGATGGGGCCCAGGCGCTCGCTCGTTTGCTCACTCATCTGTTGTTCCAATAGTGATCCCAAGAAAATATTCGCACGGCCTGCGCTAAAAATCAAAAGAAGCCGGCACTCCCGCGCTTATCGTCAAGCGTCGTCCCTTTCGGAGATCGGAGGTAAGCTTTCATGAGC
It includes:
- the ctaD gene encoding cytochrome c oxidase subunit I, encoding MTTRDATVNDDALPNSLPRPPLELTRLEEIWETPRGWRFFKSVNNTNIGLLYIGTAILFFILAGILALIMRVQLAVPDNDLVAASTYNQIFTMHGTVMMFLFAIPIVEAIAVYLLPNMLGARDLPFPRLSAYAFWAYAFGGLAFFCTLFWGLAPDGGWFMYPPLTGMKYSPGLNADFWLLGIGFIEISAIAGAIELIVGILFTRAPGMTLRRMPVYAWAMLVVGVMIIIAFPAVIAGTALLELERAFNMPIFDAERGGDPLIWQHLFWFFGHPEVYIIFLPAAGMISTMIPTIAQNRLVGRRVIVVALVGVGIFSFGLWAHHMFTAGLGVLEMSLISAASMAVAIPTGIQVFGWIATLWSGRIKLNAPTLFMLGFMFIFVLGGLTGVMVAVIPFDWQVHDTYFIVAHLHYVLIGGMVFPVFAAIYYWMPLVNGNQMSERWAKPIFWLLFGGFNITFFPMHITGLYGMPRRVYTYSHEMGWDWLNMVSTVGAFMFALGILAMIVDAARTLRRPAKKTGNPWNAATLEWLPNEDYGNRSIPIITSNDPLWDQPTLSKEVEEGRHYLPNTVTGRRETIATSPVSAKPTYLMILPGDSWLTVIGAAGTAGFFLLLTVKAMVLATICGIIAIASIIGWLWQSDRSVNMTHAPIGGGIKLPIGAVGAASHSWWGTFIMLIVIYGIFWSFAYTYIHTSMRLEICPPPGASLPDGTYTIAAAALLLAGSALVWFSGRLKGHGMAWTLLPALACTTAAFLVDVHSWRLVHLDGTKDAWNASISIMLGFQGVMLFVLLLAAPYLCVRVWRGFIRPENRATRDNIALIWHYVTLQGLTAMVVIRGLLLVMD
- the coxB gene encoding cytochrome c oxidase subunit II; this translates as MNDLQSVLHPAGADAAIIHQFTWVLFVGGTLIFVFVMALLTLAMRRQARPIRPAIWIFGAGIAFPVVVLTALLAWSTWRSAQLAPQTSHEAMTISVTGKMWWWEVRYRDPATNREIISANEIHIPVGESVYLGMTASDVIHSLWVPSLAGKRDMIPGRVTGLTLRADKPGVYRGQCAEYCGEQHARMAFHVIALPRPEFDAWLARQAAPSLPADTTVLRRGREAFLAQQCQACHTIRGVTDVPPFSEQARIADTSRLGPDLTHVGSRREIAAGTLRNHRGTLAGWIADPQAIKPGVFMPPSQDLDGETLRALATYLEHLK
- a CDS encoding c-type cytochrome; its protein translation is MNIRQYDRLQPALRAGAMLLCAVLASGCGSQDKPSRVDGGDPERGRLLTQQYQCAACHYIPEVQGTNGDAGPSLQYMGRLSYIAGSIPNQPENMVRFLRNPPAVKPGTLMPALGISEEEARHMAAFMYTLK
- a CDS encoding c-type cytochrome, translated to MLSNRARLIVKTMVLTLLGAGLIGAVIGLVVLRCGFYNIAATQQHYPLIYTVFEEGLQYSVQNHARDIQVPAGLGAPEQLLRGAAVYKANCIQCHGGPGVAPLKQGMSMQPAPGPLVDADVNWETRELYWITRNGIKMSGMPAWEYHLSDNDIWAVVAFVSAMPDMTQEDFRRMTSVGGAPANSTQGEAP
- a CDS encoding c-type cytochrome, which produces MTTARIPAMMALAMVLAACGPTRPAPGIQGDPERGKIALTQYACHSCHAVPTIAGSKVFVGRPLADVADRRYIAGKVPNTQANLVRWIMDPQSIDPGNAMPAMGVSERDAIDISAYLLSQ
- a CDS encoding fumarylacetoacetate hydrolase family protein; its protein translation is MRLVRYGRPGKEKPGLFDEEGRLRDLSGIIDDIDASVLGNKALRKLAKIDHKTLPLVRGNPRLGVPVKGVGKFIGIGMNYADHVAETKSTTPSEPVFFTKAISSLNGPDDAIVLPKGAKKTDWEVELGVIIGERAQYVREEDALKYVAGYCVVNDVSERAFQFEMGSQWDKGKGCDTFGPVGPFLVTRDEILDVQDLDLYLELNGKRMQTGNTGSMIFSVAQIVSYVSRFMTLEPADIITTGTPPGVGMGRSPQRFLKKGDQLRLGIAGLGEQQAEVVAFPK
- a CDS encoding carboxymuconolactone decarboxylase family protein, producing the protein MSEQTSERLGPIPDHELNDAQRAAAQEIAAGPRGAVYGPFVPLLRSPELMRHAQRMGEYLRYRSTIGVRLSELAILVTARQWDQQVEWAIHAPIAAEVGIPSSVITAIAARQRPAEMLVDEAVVHDFCTQLHEHKAVSDRVYADALALFGEQGVVDLIGINGYYTFLAMVMNTARTAVPEEGVRRMPEQGCCD